Proteins encoded by one window of Synechococcus sp. MVIR-18-1:
- the acsF gene encoding magnesium-protoporphyrin IX monomethyl ester (oxidative) cyclase — protein sequence MVPPTAVTEATAAPGSNVTAKDPEKDTILTPRFYTTDFEAMAAMDLRPNEAELEAICEEFRKDYNRHHFVRNGEFDGAADQLDPETRKVFVEFLEQSCTSEFSGFLLYKELSRRIKTKNPLLAECFSHMARDEARHAGFLNKSMSDFGLQLDLGFLTASKSYTFFKPKFIFYATYLSEKIGYWRYITIFRHLEQNPDCKIFPIFNFFENWCQDENRHGDFFDALMKAQPDTVRGLRARLWCRFFLLAVFATMYVRDVARKEFYESLGLDAREYDRLVIDKTNENTARVFPVVLDVKNPRFFNGLERLVNNNAALSAVDATQAPAPIKLLRKLPHWVANGAQMASLFLMAPIRSEQYHPSVR from the coding sequence ATGGTGCCTCCAACAGCCGTGACGGAAGCCACAGCAGCACCAGGGTCCAACGTTACGGCGAAAGACCCGGAGAAGGACACGATCCTGACCCCTCGTTTTTACACGACAGATTTCGAGGCGATGGCCGCGATGGATCTGCGTCCAAATGAGGCAGAACTAGAAGCCATTTGCGAAGAGTTCCGAAAGGATTACAACCGCCATCACTTTGTGCGCAATGGTGAATTTGATGGAGCTGCAGATCAGCTTGATCCAGAAACTCGCAAAGTGTTCGTTGAATTTCTAGAACAAAGTTGCACGTCTGAGTTTTCAGGGTTTTTGCTTTACAAAGAACTCAGCCGTCGGATCAAAACCAAAAACCCACTTCTCGCCGAATGCTTCTCGCATATGGCCCGTGATGAGGCGCGGCACGCCGGCTTCCTCAACAAGTCGATGAGTGATTTTGGTCTGCAGCTGGATCTTGGCTTCTTAACAGCCAGCAAAAGCTATACATTTTTTAAGCCAAAATTTATATTTTACGCCACATATCTTTCTGAAAAAATTGGTTACTGGCGTTACATCACTATTTTCCGCCATCTCGAACAAAATCCCGACTGCAAGATATTTCCGATCTTCAACTTTTTCGAGAATTGGTGCCAAGACGAAAATCGCCACGGTGATTTCTTTGATGCCTTGATGAAAGCTCAGCCAGACACCGTGAGGGGATTGCGCGCACGACTGTGGTGCCGTTTCTTCCTTCTAGCGGTGTTCGCAACTATGTATGTGCGTGATGTGGCACGCAAGGAGTTTTACGAATCCCTGGGTTTGGATGCTCGTGAATACGACCGTTTGGTCATCGACAAGACCAATGAGAACACCGCACGGGTGTTTCCAGTGGTTCTCGATGTCAAGAATCCACGCTTCTTCAATGGTCTCGAACGCTTGGTGAACAACAACGCTGCGCTCAGCGCCGTGGATGCCACCCAAGCCCCTGCACCCATCAAATTGCTGCGCAAACTTCCCCATTGGGTGGCCAATGGTGCTCAGATGGCATCCCTGTTCTTGATGGCACCGATCCGCAGCGAGCAATACCACCCAAGCGTTCGTTGA
- a CDS encoding DEAD/DEAH box helicase: protein MSQPLLKALQEKGYTAPSPIQLQAIPAVISGRDVMAAAQTGTGKTAGFTLPMLERLNHGARPGRGQIRALVLTPTRELAAQVLASVRDYSKHLPLTSEVVFGGVKINPQIQRLQKGVDVLVATPGRLLDLLQQGAVRFDRVEFLVLDEADRMLDMGFIHDIRRVISRLPDRRQTLMFSATFSAPIRKLATGLLNHPVQIQVAPANQTVRSVEQVVHPCDMARKIDLLSHLIRSGEWLQVLVFSRTKHGANRVVERLSQQGLLAAAIHGNKSQGARTRALQGFKDGSVRVLVATDIAARGIDIQQLPHVVNLDLPNVAEDYVHRIGRTGRAGETGHAISLVAAEEALLLKAIERLTGESLRRENVPGFEPTVLSAPPLDLSGGRGRRSGGSSRRRQETRSTRTYRR, encoded by the coding sequence TTGAGTCAGCCGTTGCTTAAGGCTTTGCAGGAGAAGGGATACACCGCTCCCTCGCCGATTCAGTTGCAGGCCATTCCGGCTGTGATCTCTGGGAGGGATGTGATGGCTGCTGCACAAACAGGAACGGGTAAAACCGCAGGGTTCACGCTTCCGATGTTGGAGCGCCTTAATCATGGTGCTCGTCCAGGGCGAGGTCAAATTCGTGCCTTGGTGCTCACCCCCACCCGCGAGCTCGCCGCCCAGGTGCTGGCCAGTGTTCGGGACTACAGCAAGCATCTTCCTCTCACCAGTGAGGTGGTGTTTGGTGGTGTGAAAATCAACCCTCAAATTCAGCGTCTGCAAAAGGGTGTTGATGTGTTGGTTGCCACTCCAGGGCGTTTATTAGATCTGCTCCAGCAGGGGGCTGTGCGTTTTGATCGGGTGGAGTTCTTGGTGCTTGATGAAGCCGACCGAATGTTGGATATGGGCTTTATTCATGACATCCGACGGGTGATTTCACGGCTTCCTGATCGTCGTCAGACTTTGATGTTTTCGGCCACTTTTAGTGCGCCAATTCGAAAGTTGGCAACGGGGTTGCTCAACCATCCCGTACAAATTCAGGTTGCCCCTGCCAATCAAACGGTGCGATCTGTAGAGCAGGTTGTTCATCCATGCGACATGGCTCGCAAAATTGATCTGCTTAGCCATCTCATTCGCAGTGGTGAATGGCTCCAGGTGTTGGTCTTCTCTCGAACCAAGCATGGTGCCAATCGCGTCGTGGAGCGCCTGAGTCAGCAGGGTCTGTTGGCGGCTGCTATTCATGGCAACAAAAGCCAGGGTGCGCGAACACGGGCCTTGCAGGGATTCAAGGATGGATCGGTGCGCGTTCTTGTTGCCACGGATATCGCTGCACGAGGGATTGATATTCAGCAGCTTCCTCATGTGGTGAATCTCGACCTTCCCAACGTTGCCGAGGACTATGTGCATCGCATTGGTCGCACAGGTCGTGCTGGAGAAACCGGCCACGCCATCTCTCTCGTTGCTGCTGAAGAAGCACTGCTCTTGAAGGCGATTGAGCGCCTCACGGGTGAGTCTCTGCGTCGTGAAAACGTTCCCGGGTTCGAGCCCACCGTTCTCAGTGCTCCACCGCTCGACTTAAGCGGTGGGCGGGGGCGCCGCTCAGGAGGTTCGTCGCGCCGACGACAAGAGACGCGTAGCACGAGAACGTATCGCCGATAA
- a CDS encoding TMEM165/GDT1 family protein → MTEAGSDSKLGFNAVLLSTFTTVFLAELGDKTQLATLLLSAQSGEPWLVFIGAALALICSSLVGVLVGRWLSTILPPERLEQMAGLLMVGLGLWLGSQALQSLIETQSR, encoded by the coding sequence ATGACTGAAGCAGGTAGCGACAGCAAGCTTGGTTTTAATGCCGTTCTACTGAGCACATTTACCACCGTTTTCCTCGCTGAATTGGGTGACAAAACCCAATTAGCCACCCTCCTTCTGTCCGCCCAATCCGGCGAGCCATGGTTGGTGTTCATCGGGGCCGCGCTGGCGTTGATCTGTTCAAGTCTGGTGGGCGTTCTGGTGGGACGTTGGCTCTCCACCATCCTTCCCCCAGAACGCCTGGAACAAATGGCTGGTTTGCTGATGGTTGGACTGGGTTTGTGGCTGGGAAGTCAAGCCTTGCAGTCACTGATAGAGACCCAATCACGCTAA
- a CDS encoding TldD/PmbA family protein yields the protein MTHTPLNVEELRDQLHALATRDGIRQWDLGASRGMNASVQVDRGEAKQMKAAQRSSITVRVWNEQGLIGVTSTSDLSPGGLDKALKGAYQASSFGNAEDIPGFSPLATAAIPELDRPLKPSQSIQTLLSTLKDVEGELLAKHPAIETVPYNGLSEGNSERIYLNSEGALRHMQRTQASLYLYARAEESGRKPRSGGAVRVALGSADLDLGGCIQEAAERTISHLNYQPIDTGRYLVCFTPEAFLDLLGAFSSMMNARSILDGVSLSSKESLGQQLAVPFFNLHDNGLHPAHVGAAAFDGEGTPTKRLCLIGNGTLENLLHSEATARQFGVHPTGHAGLGAKVSVGPDWFEVSSSSGVSSAANHLDHRNASEPFVLIESLNALHAGVKASQGAFSLPFDGWLVKDGERISVEAATIAGDIRDVLKGIVHLEPNEVVTHQGVSPHVWVDGLAITGEA from the coding sequence ATGACCCATACACCTCTCAATGTGGAAGAGCTGCGGGATCAGCTCCACGCCCTAGCAACCAGGGACGGGATCCGTCAGTGGGATCTTGGAGCCAGCCGAGGAATGAATGCCTCGGTCCAAGTGGACCGTGGTGAAGCCAAGCAAATGAAGGCGGCTCAACGCAGTTCAATCACGGTGCGCGTATGGAATGAGCAAGGACTGATTGGTGTGACAAGCACCTCTGATCTTTCACCAGGCGGACTCGACAAAGCCCTCAAGGGCGCTTATCAGGCCAGTTCCTTTGGCAATGCCGAAGACATCCCAGGTTTCTCACCGCTGGCCACGGCAGCGATCCCCGAGCTTGATCGACCGCTGAAACCCTCTCAGAGCATTCAGACGTTGCTGAGCACTCTCAAAGATGTGGAAGGTGAGTTGCTTGCCAAACACCCTGCGATTGAAACCGTCCCCTACAACGGTTTGAGCGAAGGCAATAGCGAGCGGATTTACCTCAACAGCGAGGGGGCACTCCGCCACATGCAACGGACGCAGGCCAGCCTCTACTTGTATGCACGCGCAGAAGAAAGCGGCAGAAAACCACGCAGCGGTGGGGCCGTTCGAGTGGCACTAGGTAGTGCTGATCTTGACCTGGGTGGCTGCATTCAGGAAGCCGCAGAACGCACCATCAGCCATCTCAACTACCAACCGATCGATACCGGTCGTTATTTGGTCTGTTTCACACCGGAGGCATTTCTAGATCTTCTTGGTGCATTCAGCAGCATGATGAATGCCAGATCCATTCTTGATGGCGTGAGCCTGAGCAGCAAGGAATCGCTTGGCCAACAACTCGCCGTGCCATTTTTCAATTTGCACGACAACGGCTTGCATCCCGCTCATGTAGGAGCAGCTGCCTTTGATGGAGAAGGCACACCAACCAAACGTCTCTGCCTGATCGGCAACGGAACGTTGGAAAATCTGCTTCATTCAGAGGCCACGGCTCGTCAGTTTGGTGTGCATCCCACCGGTCACGCCGGACTCGGAGCCAAGGTCTCCGTTGGACCCGATTGGTTTGAAGTGAGTTCAAGCTCAGGCGTGAGCAGCGCCGCCAACCATCTCGACCATCGCAACGCCAGCGAACCCTTTGTGTTGATCGAGAGTTTGAATGCACTCCATGCAGGCGTGAAGGCCAGTCAAGGTGCTTTTTCACTGCCATTCGATGGCTGGCTCGTGAAGGATGGTGAGCGAATTTCTGTGGAAGCAGCCACGATCGCTGGCGATATCCGGGATGTTCTGAAAGGGATTGTTCACCTAGAACCCAACGAAGTGGTGACCCATCAGGGCGTTTCACCCCATGTTTGGGTGGATGGCTTAGCGATTACAGGCGAAGCCTGA
- a CDS encoding TldD/PmbA family protein, translating into MTRTRGLVQTHPALNQTFTLDPSHTPWKDRLETLLQTGVRAGADLVEVFLERTDHLGVLAEQERITSVSPSFGMGAGIRVFMGHRDGFVSTNDLSESGLAQALDQALAMLELEHNALQHERGFEGLSQLRDFGANKDTWLAQSPELSEITQRLLEGTARLDQIGQHLEVRRGSFSRDWQEVLVAASDGTYARDIRLHQSSGLSVLAADGEHRASIARRFGSSDRPDDLREWDVDAAANEVCSSAATMLHADYVDGGQMPVVLANRFGGVIFHEACGHLLETTQVERGTTPFADQVGKTIANPAVTAIDEGLSTGAFGSLSMDDEGMESQRTVLIEQGVLKGFLSDRAGELRTGHARTGSGRRQNHGFAAASRMRNTYIAAGPHSTDDLIQSVDRGLYCKSMGGGSVGPTGQFNFSVEEGYIIENGQLGRPVKGATLIGEAKEVMPRISMCANDLDLAAGYCGSVSGSIFVTVGQPHIKVDSITVGGR; encoded by the coding sequence TTGACGCGCACGAGGGGCTTGGTCCAAACCCATCCCGCTCTTAACCAGACCTTCACTCTGGATCCGAGCCACACTCCCTGGAAAGATCGCCTGGAAACGCTTCTTCAGACAGGGGTTCGTGCTGGTGCTGATCTTGTTGAAGTGTTCCTAGAACGCACGGATCACTTAGGTGTTCTTGCGGAACAGGAGCGCATCACGAGTGTGTCTCCATCCTTTGGAATGGGCGCTGGAATTCGCGTCTTCATGGGTCATCGAGATGGGTTCGTGAGCACAAACGACCTCAGTGAATCCGGTTTAGCCCAAGCCCTTGATCAAGCCTTAGCCATGCTCGAATTGGAGCACAATGCTCTGCAGCATGAGCGAGGCTTTGAAGGACTCAGTCAGCTCAGGGATTTCGGAGCCAATAAGGACACCTGGCTCGCGCAGTCTCCTGAGCTCAGTGAAATCACGCAGCGACTTCTGGAAGGAACAGCTCGACTCGATCAGATCGGACAGCACCTAGAGGTTCGTCGAGGCAGCTTTTCACGAGACTGGCAAGAGGTCCTTGTCGCTGCCAGTGATGGGACATATGCCCGCGATATCCGCCTGCATCAGTCCAGTGGCCTCAGTGTTTTAGCCGCCGATGGCGAGCATCGAGCGAGCATTGCCCGCCGATTTGGATCTAGCGACCGCCCGGATGATTTACGGGAATGGGATGTGGATGCAGCTGCCAATGAAGTGTGCAGCAGTGCAGCAACCATGCTTCATGCCGATTACGTGGACGGAGGACAGATGCCCGTGGTCCTCGCCAATCGTTTTGGAGGCGTCATTTTTCATGAAGCCTGCGGCCATCTGCTTGAAACCACCCAGGTGGAACGCGGGACAACCCCATTTGCAGATCAAGTTGGAAAAACGATTGCCAACCCTGCAGTGACCGCCATTGATGAAGGTCTCAGTACCGGCGCCTTTGGGTCTCTGTCCATGGACGATGAGGGGATGGAATCGCAGCGCACGGTCTTAATCGAGCAGGGCGTCTTAAAAGGATTCCTGAGTGATCGTGCGGGAGAACTACGCACCGGTCATGCGCGGACCGGTAGCGGCAGGCGACAAAACCACGGCTTCGCAGCGGCAAGCCGCATGCGCAACACTTACATCGCAGCCGGTCCGCACAGCACCGATGACCTGATCCAATCGGTCGACCGTGGCCTGTATTGCAAGTCCATGGGCGGTGGAAGTGTGGGACCAACCGGTCAATTTAATTTCTCTGTGGAAGAGGGCTACATCATTGAAAATGGCCAACTTGGCCGTCCGGTCAAGGGAGCAACGCTGATCGGTGAGGCCAAGGAAGTGATGCCAAGGATTTCCATGTGCGCCAACGATCTCGACTTAGCTGCTGGCTACTGCGGATCAGTGAGCGGCAGCATTTTTGTGACCGTGGGGCAACCCCACATCAAGGTTGATTCGATCACCGTGGGAGGCCGTTGA
- the fmt gene encoding methionyl-tRNA formyltransferase — MNILFWGTPDYAVPTLVALHQAGHTLVGVVTQPDRRRGRGKTLIPSPVKAKALEMGLKVFTPQRIKQDESCQEQLAELQADLSVVVAFGQILPKSVLDQPPLGCWNGHGSLLPKWRGAGPIQWALLEGDAETGVGVMAMEEGLDTGPVLIERNLAIGLLDNGHTLAERMSALTADLMVEAMPLIALAGLGSEAERRARLKLSDQADRPGEASYARMLTKQDHQIDWSASALTIHRKVMALYPNAVTIWNDKRLKLLHCEPLIERLRKELPTEIHPLIGRWATGEHPPGIVLESVKGVGIVVSTSGCPILVRAAQLEGKGRSEGDSLLQQINAQPKQSFGTFT; from the coding sequence ATGAACATTTTGTTCTGGGGAACACCGGACTATGCAGTGCCAACGCTGGTGGCACTGCATCAAGCCGGCCATACGCTTGTGGGAGTGGTCACCCAACCCGATCGACGCCGGGGACGTGGGAAGACATTGATTCCATCGCCCGTGAAGGCCAAAGCGCTTGAGATGGGATTGAAAGTATTCACGCCCCAACGGATCAAGCAGGACGAAAGCTGCCAAGAGCAACTCGCAGAGCTCCAGGCAGACCTGTCCGTAGTGGTGGCCTTCGGGCAGATTTTGCCAAAAAGTGTGCTGGATCAACCGCCGCTGGGCTGCTGGAACGGCCATGGATCTCTGCTCCCAAAGTGGCGCGGTGCCGGACCGATTCAGTGGGCGCTGCTTGAAGGCGATGCTGAAACTGGCGTGGGTGTGATGGCAATGGAAGAGGGTCTCGACACTGGACCTGTTCTGATAGAGCGAAACCTGGCGATTGGGTTGCTCGATAACGGCCACACCCTGGCCGAACGCATGAGCGCTCTCACCGCTGATCTCATGGTGGAAGCCATGCCATTGATTGCGTTGGCAGGACTCGGATCGGAGGCTGAACGTAGGGCACGGCTCAAGCTAAGCGACCAGGCCGATCGCCCTGGAGAAGCGAGTTATGCCCGCATGCTCACCAAACAAGACCACCAGATTGACTGGTCAGCCTCGGCACTCACCATTCACCGCAAAGTGATGGCGCTCTATCCCAATGCAGTGACGATTTGGAATGACAAACGGCTCAAACTCTTGCATTGCGAACCGCTTATCGAGCGACTGAGAAAGGAGCTCCCTACCGAGATACACCCCCTCATCGGGCGCTGGGCCACAGGAGAGCATCCACCAGGAATCGTGCTGGAATCGGTGAAGGGAGTCGGAATTGTCGTCAGCACAAGTGGCTGTCCAATCCTGGTTCGTGCGGCGCAGCTCGAAGGCAAAGGGCGAAGCGAAGGCGACTCGCTTCTTCAACAAATAAACGCTCAACCCAAACAATCATTCGGCACGTTTACGTAA
- a CDS encoding flavin prenyltransferase UbiX yields MSFLEQPDRPYVLGVSGASAQPLAERALQLLLQQGRSVHLIMSRGAHEVWLAEQSIQVPVDPELQERFWRSRLNVETGSLICHRWGDQAATIASGSVATRGMVIVPCSMGTVGRIAAGVASDLLERCADVHLKEGRPLVLAPREMPWSLIHLRNLTTLAEAGARIAPPIPAWYSQPQNLSEMIDFLVVRLFDSLGEDLSPLKRWQGRQP; encoded by the coding sequence GTGTCCTTCTTGGAGCAACCTGATCGTCCCTATGTCTTAGGGGTGAGCGGTGCCTCAGCCCAACCGCTTGCCGAGCGGGCCCTCCAACTATTGCTTCAGCAGGGACGCAGCGTTCACCTGATCATGAGTCGGGGGGCTCATGAGGTTTGGCTAGCCGAGCAATCCATCCAGGTTCCCGTCGATCCTGAGCTTCAGGAACGATTTTGGAGATCGCGGCTGAATGTTGAAACTGGATCGTTGATTTGCCATCGCTGGGGAGATCAAGCCGCCACCATCGCCAGTGGAAGTGTGGCAACCAGGGGCATGGTGATTGTTCCTTGCTCAATGGGCACCGTGGGGCGTATCGCCGCCGGAGTAGCCAGTGATCTGCTTGAACGTTGTGCCGATGTTCATCTCAAGGAGGGACGACCACTGGTGCTGGCACCGAGAGAAATGCCATGGAGCCTGATTCATCTTCGCAATCTCACAACTCTGGCTGAGGCGGGAGCGAGAATTGCACCACCCATCCCTGCCTGGTACAGCCAGCCCCAAAATCTCAGCGAGATGATTGATTTCTTGGTGGTAAGACTCTTCGATTCCCTGGGCGAAGATTTGAGTCCTCTAAAGCGTTGGCAGGGTCGCCAGCCATGA
- a CDS encoding TMEM165/GDT1 family protein: protein MDFTLLISTFVTVFLAELGDKTQLATVAISGTSDRPLAVFLGSSSALVLASLIGAVAGGSLSAVIPADWLQLAASTGFLVIGGRLLMPMLQAGLGSSQTDD, encoded by the coding sequence ATGGACTTCACCCTTCTCATTTCCACGTTTGTGACCGTGTTCTTGGCAGAGCTCGGTGACAAAACCCAACTAGCAACAGTGGCGATCAGCGGCACATCGGATCGACCGTTGGCGGTGTTTCTCGGATCCTCCAGCGCCTTAGTCCTCGCCAGCTTGATTGGAGCTGTTGCTGGAGGGTCTTTGTCCGCTGTGATTCCCGCCGACTGGCTGCAACTGGCGGCCTCAACTGGATTTCTGGTCATCGGAGGCCGCTTGCTGATGCCCATGCTCCAAGCCGGACTGGGATCCAGCCAGACCGACGACTAA
- a CDS encoding DUF6464 family protein, with protein sequence MIVELRQSVSLVLLARMESTDPPTPGQWFLHEHVSYLVMQRRHRYKLHSGRYELSLIVLHVKAQKQPADAHFVGHGWVIGDSDCRFNALSPLLRCAVLPDGPCDRCVHREAR encoded by the coding sequence ATGATTGTTGAACTTCGTCAGTCCGTCAGTCTTGTTTTGCTCGCCCGCATGGAGTCGACTGATCCTCCAACGCCTGGGCAATGGTTTCTGCATGAACATGTCAGCTACCTCGTTATGCAACGACGACATCGCTATAAGTTGCACTCTGGTCGTTATGAACTCTCTTTGATTGTTCTCCACGTTAAAGCTCAAAAGCAGCCTGCTGATGCTCACTTCGTTGGTCATGGTTGGGTGATTGGAGACTCTGATTGTCGCTTTAATGCTTTGAGTCCTCTGCTTCGTTGCGCCGTGTTGCCTGATGGACCATGCGATCGTTGTGTTCATAGAGAAGCGCGCTGA
- a CDS encoding RNB domain-containing ribonuclease has product MKFTVADLLDQVPQDGSLEVSKLEKILRLTNRADKQSLSIALKGLNRLGVLSLEDESSISRGDDIGFIEARLRCSSKGFCFAIRDDGGEDIYIRDHQLNHAWNGDRVLVRIIRDAGRRRSPEGGVQCILQRATTSLLAQVEQQDERLLAVPLDDRLLASIELPEGDSNYQLEGPATSVVEVQLDRYPIAQHPARGHVARSLPLNGGVDADRDLLLTKAHLHSRASAPRTTIKAPADKRRKDLTDQPCLLLNNWEIDGAPHLPAVHVIPHDGGTQLWIHAPAVAERVNPGNSLDQWLCEQSEALCLGNKWIPLLSANLSKAAAFKVGDSQAAVSLRVDLDAEGEARDWEFCLTQIRPVAEVTSEALAALAGRKPRSRAIPAALKSIKDQIGQLETLIFCAKALHAADLRHGQIELDLPTPDLETLGDLRVTEPDGGNRQWIEPLREEDPFSILAVFLRAAHATWTEHCLDFNLPAFVLQANDPDSGPLNDVAKAAIALELPLSLDEEGTTSASELAQALIASPSRRVLNLQLRHTLPDPQYRLIQSKAKHIALAGEDDQSSIETEDGLGDIDTANDTDEIAGPAQDGSTLLLAPWCCPSLHYADLLNQQVLCQLLNDGKDRPSVRQKETVNLGSKGAASRMTWPLFSGSLQQRLQELLQERQLQRLNSRRRQQTELRRDVIAMAQARSAEPMLDHEQQGVISGVQSYGFFVEIAPSMVEGLVHVSSLNDDWYEYRSRQNRLVGRRNRRIYKLGDPVTVRVTKVDVLRNQIDLDIVLSSEETQEESPIPVALSEG; this is encoded by the coding sequence ATGAAATTCACGGTCGCCGACCTTCTCGACCAGGTCCCCCAAGACGGCTCGCTTGAGGTCAGCAAACTCGAGAAGATTCTCCGTCTAACCAACCGAGCCGACAAGCAGTCACTCAGCATTGCGCTAAAGGGCCTTAACCGCCTTGGTGTGCTGAGCCTTGAAGACGAGAGTTCGATCTCCCGTGGTGACGACATTGGCTTCATTGAAGCCCGTTTGCGCTGCAGCAGCAAAGGATTCTGTTTTGCCATTCGTGATGACGGCGGCGAAGACATTTACATCCGTGACCATCAGCTGAATCACGCTTGGAATGGCGACCGCGTGTTGGTGCGCATCATTCGTGATGCAGGCCGTCGTCGATCTCCAGAAGGCGGGGTGCAATGCATTTTGCAAAGAGCAACCACAAGCCTGTTGGCCCAAGTGGAACAACAGGATGAGCGACTGCTCGCCGTTCCCCTCGATGATCGTCTTCTCGCCTCCATCGAGCTACCCGAGGGAGATAGCAACTACCAACTCGAGGGACCAGCCACATCAGTGGTGGAAGTACAGCTGGACCGATACCCGATCGCTCAACACCCCGCCCGCGGCCATGTAGCCCGTTCGCTGCCACTCAACGGTGGTGTCGATGCTGATCGCGATCTTTTACTGACCAAGGCCCATTTGCACTCCAGGGCCAGTGCCCCCAGAACAACGATCAAGGCTCCAGCAGATAAACGCCGCAAAGACCTCACCGATCAGCCCTGTTTGCTACTGAACAACTGGGAGATTGATGGTGCTCCTCATCTGCCTGCAGTCCATGTCATCCCCCATGACGGTGGAACCCAGCTGTGGATTCATGCTCCTGCTGTCGCTGAACGCGTGAACCCGGGCAACAGCCTTGATCAGTGGCTGTGCGAACAAAGCGAAGCGCTTTGTTTGGGCAATAAGTGGATCCCGTTGCTGAGCGCCAACCTTTCCAAAGCGGCCGCTTTCAAGGTTGGGGACTCACAAGCAGCGGTGAGTCTTCGTGTTGATCTCGATGCAGAAGGCGAAGCTCGCGACTGGGAATTTTGTCTGACTCAGATTCGGCCTGTCGCTGAAGTGACGTCGGAGGCTTTGGCTGCTTTGGCGGGGCGCAAGCCCCGATCTCGTGCCATCCCAGCAGCACTCAAATCGATCAAAGATCAGATCGGACAACTCGAGACTTTGATCTTTTGTGCCAAAGCTCTTCATGCCGCAGATTTGAGACATGGCCAAATTGAATTGGATCTCCCAACACCCGATTTGGAAACGCTTGGAGACCTGCGAGTCACCGAACCTGATGGTGGCAATCGGCAATGGATTGAACCGCTAAGGGAAGAGGATCCCTTTTCAATCTTGGCTGTATTTCTGCGAGCAGCTCACGCCACCTGGACTGAGCATTGCCTGGATTTCAATCTTCCAGCTTTCGTGCTGCAAGCCAATGATCCCGACAGTGGACCGCTGAACGATGTCGCCAAAGCAGCCATTGCCTTAGAGCTGCCTCTCTCTCTCGATGAAGAGGGCACCACCTCAGCTTCAGAACTTGCACAAGCCTTAATCGCAAGCCCATCGAGACGGGTGCTCAATCTGCAGCTGCGACACACCCTCCCCGATCCCCAGTACCGCCTGATCCAGTCGAAGGCCAAGCACATCGCCCTCGCCGGTGAAGACGATCAATCATCGATTGAGACGGAAGATGGTCTTGGAGACATCGACACTGCAAACGACACGGATGAGATAGCTGGTCCTGCTCAGGATGGATCGACTCTCCTATTGGCTCCTTGGTGCTGTCCCAGCCTGCATTACGCCGATTTATTGAACCAGCAGGTGTTGTGTCAACTGCTCAACGACGGCAAGGATCGTCCCAGCGTTCGCCAAAAAGAAACGGTCAACTTGGGCAGCAAAGGTGCCGCTTCAAGGATGACCTGGCCGCTGTTTAGCGGGTCGCTCCAACAACGCTTGCAGGAGCTTCTCCAAGAACGCCAACTGCAACGGCTCAACTCCCGGCGTCGCCAGCAGACAGAGCTTCGCAGAGATGTGATTGCAATGGCTCAAGCACGAAGCGCGGAACCCATGCTTGATCACGAGCAGCAAGGTGTTATCAGCGGCGTTCAGAGTTATGGATTCTTCGTGGAGATTGCCCCCTCCATGGTGGAAGGTCTGGTGCATGTCAGCTCCTTGAACGACGATTGGTACGAATATCGCTCGCGCCAAAATCGATTGGTGGGGCGTCGTAATCGCCGCATTTACAAACTTGGAGATCCCGTCACGGTTCGGGTCACCAAAGTGGACGTCCTGCGCAATCAGATCGACCTGGACATCGTGTTGAGCTCCGAAGAAACACAGGAAGAGTCACCGATACCTGTGGCCTTGAGTGAGGGTTAG
- a CDS encoding DUF2996 domain-containing protein gives MSETPETPKAAAKAAAKADAKPAAKPAAKPAPKPKLEDKPFQAFIKDDLIPSLSKALSSNHQITASIELIEGDRPVVGGQCWMVTGALPGDRRFWVCFESDSITSGKTIALAESGTEPSLLESFLIDEKRINLALLQSRLLQRLNGQKWLGGN, from the coding sequence GTGAGCGAAACTCCCGAAACACCCAAAGCGGCTGCCAAAGCGGCTGCCAAAGCAGATGCCAAACCAGCGGCTAAGCCAGCAGCAAAACCCGCTCCGAAGCCAAAGCTGGAGGACAAACCCTTTCAGGCGTTCATTAAGGACGATCTCATCCCATCCCTCAGCAAAGCGCTGAGCAGCAATCACCAAATCACCGCTTCGATTGAGCTCATCGAAGGGGACCGTCCTGTCGTTGGTGGCCAATGCTGGATGGTCACCGGTGCCTTACCAGGAGACCGGCGGTTCTGGGTCTGTTTTGAATCGGATTCGATTACATCCGGTAAAACCATTGCGCTTGCAGAATCCGGAACGGAACCAAGTTTGCTGGAATCCTTTTTGATCGATGAGAAGCGCATCAACCTTGCCCTTCTCCAGTCCCGATTGCTACAGCGGCTGAATGGACAAAAATGGCTGGGTGGGAATTAA